Proteins encoded in a region of the Equus asinus isolate D_3611 breed Donkey chromosome X, EquAss-T2T_v2, whole genome shotgun sequence genome:
- the NR0B1 gene encoding nuclear receptor subfamily 0 group B member 1 isoform X1 yields MAGEDHQWQGSILYNMLMSAKQTHAAPEAPEAQLRSPCWGCSCGAEPSVGRQGLPGGRAVALLYRCCFCGEDHPRQGSILYNMLTSAKQMREAPEAPKAPLGGSCWGCSCGAEPPVGREGLQGGRPMSLLYRCCFCGEDHPRQGSILYSLLTSAKQTHVAPEAPEARPRGVWWDRSYSAQRLGDREEQPGGRAVALLYRCGFHGEDHSRPGSILYNMPTSAKQTQAASEVQQGAPWRDPFCGAQRRVALKSPQVVCEAASAGLLKTMRFVKYLPCFQVLPLDQQLVLVRSCWAPLLMLELAQDRLNFETVETSEPSLLQRILTTRRRETVSDEPPPLPTLQPRLVSPPEADHLLSAAQIQAIKGFLARCWSLDISTKEYAYLKGTVLFNPDLPGLKCVKYIQGLQWGTQQILTEHIRMTHRGHQTRFAELHSALFLLRFINANVIADLFFRPIIGTVSMDDMMLEMLCAKL; encoded by the exons ATGGCGGGCGAGGACCACCAGTGGCAGGGCAGCATCCTCTACAACATGCTCATGAGCGCTAAGCAAACGCACGCAGCTCCAGAGGCGCCCGAGGCGCAGCTGAGAAGCCCGTGCTGGGGCTGCTCCTGCGGTGCGGAGCCCTCAGTGGGCAGACAGGGGCTGCCGGGTGGGCGGGCAGTGGCGCTCCTGTACCGCTGCTGCTTCTGCGGTGAAGACCACCCGCGGCAGGGCAGTATCCTCTACAACATGCTCACGAGCGCAAAACAAATGCGTGAGGCTCCGGAGGCGCCCAAGGCACCTCTGGGGGGCTCGTGCTGGGGTTGCTCGTGCGGCGCAGAGCCCCCGGTGGGCAGAGAGGGGCTGCAGGGTGGGCGGCCCATGTCGCTCCTGTACCGCTGCTGCTTTTGCGGTGAAGACCACCCACGGCAGGGCAGCATCCTCTACAGCTTGCTCACCAGCGCAAAGCAAACGCACGTGGCTCCGGAAGCTCCGGAGGCGCGGCCGAGGGGCGTGTGGTGGGACCGTTCCTACAGCGCGCAGAGgctgggggacagagaggagcaGCCGGGAGGGAGAGCAGTGGCGCTCCTGTACCGCTGTGGCTTTCACGGTGAAGACCACTCGCGGCCGGGCAGCATCCTCTACAACATGCCCACGAGTGCAAAGCAAACTCAGGCGGCTTCAGAGGTGCAGCAGGGGGCCCCCTGGCGGGACCCTTTCTGTGGCGCGCAGCGGCGAGTGGCCCTCAAGAGTCCACAGGTGGTCTGCGAGGCAGCCTCCGCGGGCCTGTTGAAGACGATGCGCTTCGTCAAGTACTTACCCTGCTTCCAGGTGCTGCCCTTGGACCAGCAGCTGGTGCTGGTGCGCAGCTGCTGGGCGCCGCTGCTCATGCTGGAGCTGGCCCAGGACCGCTTGAACTTCGAGACGGTGGAGACCTCGGAGCCCAGCCTGCTGCAGAGGATCCTCACCACCAGGCGGCGGGAGACGGTGAGCGACGAGCCGCCGCCCCTGCCCACGCTGCAGCCACGCTTGGTATCGCCGCCAGAGGCCGACCATTTGCTGTCGGCTGCTCAGATCCAAGCCATCAAGGGCTTCCTTGCCAGGTGCTGGAGCCTGGACATCAGTACCAAGGAGTATGCCTACCTCAAGGGGACCGTGCTCTTTAACCCGG ACCTGCCAGGCCTGAAGTGCGTGAAGTACATCCAGGGACTTCAGTGGGGAACGCAACAGATTCTCACCGAACACATCAGGATGACACACAGGGGGCACCAGACCAGATTCGCTGAGCTGCACAGTGCCCTCTTCCTGCTGAGATTCATCAATGCCAATGTCATTGCTGACCTGTTCTTCAGGCCCATCATTGGCACAGTTAGCATGGATGATATGATGCTAGAAATGCTCTGTGCGAAGTTGTGA
- the NR0B1 gene encoding nuclear receptor subfamily 0 group B member 1 isoform X2 — MAGEDHQWQGSILYNMLMSAKQTHAAPEAPEAQLRSPCWGCSCGAEPSVGRQGLPGGRAVALLYRCCFCGEDHPRQGSILYNMLTSAKQMREAPEAPKAPLGGSCWGCSCGAEPPVGREGLQGGRPMSLLYRCCFCGEDHPRQGSILYSLLTSAKQTHVAPEAPEARPRGVWWDRSYSAQRLGDREEQPGGRAVALLYRCGFHGEDHSRPGSILYNMPTSAKQTQAASEVLPLDQQLVLVRSCWAPLLMLELAQDRLNFETVETSEPSLLQRILTTRRRETVSDEPPPLPTLQPRLVSPPEADHLLSAAQIQAIKGFLARCWSLDISTKEYAYLKGTVLFNPDLPGLKCVKYIQGLQWGTQQILTEHIRMTHRGHQTRFAELHSALFLLRFINANVIADLFFRPIIGTVSMDDMMLEMLCAKL; from the exons ATGGCGGGCGAGGACCACCAGTGGCAGGGCAGCATCCTCTACAACATGCTCATGAGCGCTAAGCAAACGCACGCAGCTCCAGAGGCGCCCGAGGCGCAGCTGAGAAGCCCGTGCTGGGGCTGCTCCTGCGGTGCGGAGCCCTCAGTGGGCAGACAGGGGCTGCCGGGTGGGCGGGCAGTGGCGCTCCTGTACCGCTGCTGCTTCTGCGGTGAAGACCACCCGCGGCAGGGCAGTATCCTCTACAACATGCTCACGAGCGCAAAACAAATGCGTGAGGCTCCGGAGGCGCCCAAGGCACCTCTGGGGGGCTCGTGCTGGGGTTGCTCGTGCGGCGCAGAGCCCCCGGTGGGCAGAGAGGGGCTGCAGGGTGGGCGGCCCATGTCGCTCCTGTACCGCTGCTGCTTTTGCGGTGAAGACCACCCACGGCAGGGCAGCATCCTCTACAGCTTGCTCACCAGCGCAAAGCAAACGCACGTGGCTCCGGAAGCTCCGGAGGCGCGGCCGAGGGGCGTGTGGTGGGACCGTTCCTACAGCGCGCAGAGgctgggggacagagaggagcaGCCGGGAGGGAGAGCAGTGGCGCTCCTGTACCGCTGTGGCTTTCACGGTGAAGACCACTCGCGGCCGGGCAGCATCCTCTACAACATGCCCACGAGTGCAAAGCAAACTCAGGCGGCTTCAGAG GTGCTGCCCTTGGACCAGCAGCTGGTGCTGGTGCGCAGCTGCTGGGCGCCGCTGCTCATGCTGGAGCTGGCCCAGGACCGCTTGAACTTCGAGACGGTGGAGACCTCGGAGCCCAGCCTGCTGCAGAGGATCCTCACCACCAGGCGGCGGGAGACGGTGAGCGACGAGCCGCCGCCCCTGCCCACGCTGCAGCCACGCTTGGTATCGCCGCCAGAGGCCGACCATTTGCTGTCGGCTGCTCAGATCCAAGCCATCAAGGGCTTCCTTGCCAGGTGCTGGAGCCTGGACATCAGTACCAAGGAGTATGCCTACCTCAAGGGGACCGTGCTCTTTAACCCGG ACCTGCCAGGCCTGAAGTGCGTGAAGTACATCCAGGGACTTCAGTGGGGAACGCAACAGATTCTCACCGAACACATCAGGATGACACACAGGGGGCACCAGACCAGATTCGCTGAGCTGCACAGTGCCCTCTTCCTGCTGAGATTCATCAATGCCAATGTCATTGCTGACCTGTTCTTCAGGCCCATCATTGGCACAGTTAGCATGGATGATATGATGCTAGAAATGCTCTGTGCGAAGTTGTGA